In Gossypium arboreum isolate Shixiya-1 chromosome 3, ASM2569848v2, whole genome shotgun sequence, the sequence aacccACAGCTGGATTCTGCAGCATGGTTAAGACTGCTAAGATAGAAAGTGGATGAATTCTACTGTATCACATAAAGGAAAGGAGCATACCGGTCAGTCTGTCGATGAAAAGCTTACAGCAATGAACTTCTTGCTTCAGTTTAAGAGCTGAAAAGGAATATCACCCAACAGTTTTATAACACATAAACACATACATGAACACCACAAAACAGACAAGCAAGCCTGCAGTCCAAGCCTTTGCATATATGAATAAATATCTAATAGTAAAACACACACAATCCCACCCACCCCCACATATATTTCCATAAATTAGTGTAAAACCTATACTGAAAGCAGCACAATGAAGTCACACGATACAGTGGAAACGAAACAAGAGAATGAATTCAATTGTATATTTGACCTGGAGTGCATATTGGGTACGGATATGATGAATACTTGTATGCTTAATTTTTCTATGATTTGTATAGAGGATCATAAATCTAAGTGTAGACACAAATAGCTTCAGAAACAAGAACGAAACAAAGAACGAAGAGTCCTGATAATATAGGCTGGGATTGACATTTTTATCACTTTCAGAAACAGTTTTCTATCCTTTAGAGTCTGGATATACATTACGTATACAAGGGTGTCTTATGGAGTAAAAATATATAGAGGCATCTTACACAAAGGAGATTGAGAATCAGCtcgatttaatttttgttttgaaaaCTCTGCTCTTTCCAATAACAAAGCTTACACAACTttcatggatatatatatatatatataatgatttgaaaaacatcattcaaacttatacatatcaagaatgatgaaattctactatttcaaaactcaaaagccATTCCATACCTATAATCATTCATGCAACAAAAGATCAAAGATGGACATGTTTCAGCTATTTACATGATCGCATTCTGTTAAAAGCTTATATTTTCATCATCAAATTCGAAAACTCGTCAAGGATAAACACTGAAAAATATTGTCAAGGATAAACACTTAATTAAAAATGTTCATTAAAAAACCCAAAGCTATGTCACTCAAAAaacccaaaaagaaaaagaaaaacgtcAACGAAAAGATCAACATTTCTAAACAAACCCGGCTTAAAATGAAAAACCCACATGATCTACTTACAAATTTATTAAGTACCAAGTATCAGCCTCTGGTTTTCAAGAAATAACCCAAGTGTTGCCGTTTACCACCGCTGGAATTTCTATCATTTACTTGTGTAGAAGATTGCCATTTGAGATCAATTTGATCCAAATCTTTAGGGCTTTTTGTTTGGGTATATATCTGAAAGAAAAATTGTACTAAACCCCCACATGCAAAATAAAGAAACCGCAGCCCACCGGGAAAGCCCATTGACCACCGGGAAAGCCCCTTTGACCAGCATTTAACGTTCAGATATCAGGAAACAGAACAGAATAATTGCAAACACAAACGTGGGGATTAGGTTTTTTACATCTTTGCCCATTTTTTGCCGCCTTTCTGCGAGTAAACAACAACTCCATTCAAATGCCCCGCCGGAAAACTATAGTTTAACGGTCATATTTCAAGAACTATTACTTTTACCTCAAGCACCCTTTTCTTATTTATATACATTAGATAGATATATAGATAGAAATTACATTTATCCCAAGAAAGCAGCATTCTCAGTTTCAAGCAAATACAGAAAATAATTTGTTTTCGGTGAAAACGATAAGATGATGGAGCTCCTCAGCCTTGATGATTTTAAGGATACAAAGATTGATCCCAATTGGGGTCCTTTTGATTACTTGCTGCACGTACTCCATGTTGACCAACAGAAATTGCAGAAAAGCCAGAATGCACCCCCACCACCTCCAACCCTTTGCAAACAAGACCATACGGGTTTCAAGCTGAGGTCCAAGTTCAACAACAGCGTTGGACTGAAAAGGAAACGCAATCTCAAAGCAGTAGAAAAGGAAGACGATGGCGATCAGGTAGCACCAAAACTGAAGCCGAAGAGAATCAAGAAGCAAGAGAAATCCGTTTGCCCAATCCCACCACCAGACTTGCCTCCCCTATTCAGACAACTCATAGTTGAAGAGATGGGTGGTAGGGGTTTGGTTCTGGTCATACAAAAGACCATCTTTTTCTCCGACATAAACCCTACTGCCAGTCGTTTCTCCATACCCTTCTCGCAAGTCAAAACTCATGACTTTCTCAACGAGGCAGAGGCTAAAGAGTTAGATGACAAAAACTCCATGCAGGTGTGGTTGTTAGACCCATCCATGAGGgaaacaagcattacattgaacAAGTGGGTTATGGGATCAAGTTCGCTCTATGTCCTCACTAACACGTGGAACCCTGTTGTGAAGAACAACCAACTCAAGAAAGGCGACATGGTGCAGCTCTGGTCTTTTCGGGTGAATTCCCTGCTGTGCTTCGCACTCGTAAAGCTCTAGTTTCCGATCATATTTGTCACTTTATACAACATTAGGGTTTTGACTTGTTAGTACTCGTTTTTGTTTTCATTATTGCCAAGCATGTTTGGTGGTTAATAGTTATTGAAGCTGCGTTTTACTAGCTTTTTTTTTCTCAGTATAGTTGAAAATTCATTCAAACTGTCTGATATATACTGCTGCTTCTATATATATAGTGTTAAATCCCTTTGAAAGGTAATTATAGATTCCCCAAAGTTTTATAATCTTGAGAATAATGGACAACCATCCATAAGTTTTAGAGAATGCTCATTGTGATATTACTTTGCTCAACAAAGTCCAGTAGCTAAGTATTGTTGCAGTCATGATAAGGGTGATTGGGAAGGGCAGAGACATCAGTGGCAAAAGATTACATATTCATATCTCCAATGCCTCAAACATTGAGTTTGTGTTGTGTAGCGACAAGCTCTAAGGTACTTACATTCGTTTTTGTGTACATCTAATCTATATCAtgtacccaaaaaaaaaattgtatttctCATTAGTGATATTTGTATGTAAGGTATGCAAAATTCGATTCTAttcgaaaaaaattaaaaagtatttCGAATTTTGAATTAATCGAATcaagttattcgaattattcaagtCCACTTGAGTAACTCGATTCGAGTTTCGAATGGGAGTCgtgttgaattttacaatttgaataatAGATTGGTGTAAATACTCTTTTGGTCCCTATCAAatatgaaaataagaaaattagtctctctcaacaaaaattacaaaataaattcaaaataaatttcaaatattcaaaataaattttaaaattcaaaatatgtataaaaatttcaaaatttatatttaaaaattatagttttttaattataacaatatatgtaagttaaattttaaaaattttctaaaataattatcATACTCTCATGGAATTAGTTGTACTGAAATAGTATTTttatttgatatgtttaattttttttaatttaactcagaacagtttcactcgattcgattcgactcgacttgaatttcattttactcgattcgaaaaaaaatcaaattaagttaggatgataaaataagactcgAAAGAACTTGATTAACTCGAATTTTTTAGCTCGATTTATCAAACCTCACCCTATTTATATCTATATctatctattttttaattttttttatatatcttAACTATTAAAAGTGAGTTATCAACACactctttaaaaatttaaaactaaccTATCTATACATATGTATTAATATACTtcaaaatgaataaatttaaatataaaattttaattagtttatttaaattttaaattagtaattgtTGTCTATTTAAGTGTGTtcgtaattaatttaattaaaataatatagttCGTTAACGTATAATTAAGCTATTAAATtctaaagttttaaattgatagaAAGTTATTTTTAACATTGAATAATTtatgaataaaattattttttattaaaatggaTCAAAAGCTGCTACCTCGAATTAACAAGTATCAGCAAATATAAGTCAATAAATATCACTCAGATACTTCATGTTACAAGGAAAGGTACATTGTTTGTTAATAGCAAGTTTACAAAAGCTATGAATCACACTATTGCTCGAACAAGCGACCCACTCAATCTTAACATCGATGAAGGACTTCAATAATTTGAAGATTTCCTTCAATTGAAAACCAAAGATTGACAGGTCCTCCTTTCAAGACTTAAATCGATTAACTAAACTCGCACAATCGGTTTGGAACACAGCCCTTGTGACGTTGCTGTTGCAGCCCAGATAATCCCTTACTTTAAGGCTTCTGCCTCAGCACATTCAATATCCATCTAAAGGTCCAAAAAGATTGCACGGCCCCAAACACAAAATCATCATGGTCCCTCACAATAATCCCAATGCCTACATCAACATTAATCTTAATAGCCTCATTCGAAGGCTTGATCCACCTATGGGACTAAGGGGGCCTGGGATTCATCGGGGCAGCGATAGATTATAGATCCTAAAATCATCCCCAAATTTCTCGCCCGCTCCCTGATAAAATTGTATTAAATGTATGTATGAAGgagtattttttaaaattttaaattattaattgttCTCTATTTAATTaggttaataatttaatttaattaaaatatagttCATTAGCTTATAATTAAGCCattaaattttatagttttaaattaaatttttcataaaatttgttATAAGGAAGTTTTTAACATCAAATccaataaaattattaaactaaAAGCTATTAATATTTGTCTTTATAACTTTTCTAATTTGGTTTATATGGTTTTCGATAAAATGCCAATTTTTAAAGCGCATTTGGACTTATGCCTTTTAGGTTGTAGTAGTCGCAACCATGCGAACTAAGTTAAAGATCAATCAACATGATGATTAATATGCTTTAATGGTTAAAGAGGTAGACTTTAAATTTGTTGCTAAATGTGTTTaggtttaaattttattattttattttatcttattttcaaTATCAATGGaggaattttttcaaaatttatactAATAATgtgttataaaaagaaaaaagtatcaagaaataaaatagaaaattttaaggaaaatattatatttgatGGATAACTTACAAGCTTCGTTAATACCCATGTTACAAGTATCCCATGCACAAAATAAATGAAGATATTCATTTATCAAAGTAATCAACaatgataaatatttttatgtaaaatattgattatatttataaataagaatcttaattttattaaaatatttggtTAATTAAATTTACTTGATAATAAAATTATCGTAAGTataataaaattatgattttattaaaaaaacttttagtaaataatttacataataaataaaaagataaaatttatattgaattatcttatatttaaattattatgtttccatagttaataaaatatatattatttgagGATTGATCCCTTCTTCGTTGTGTTGGGGTATAAATGGAAAAAGCTCCATGTTAGGtacgtagcattcatatggcggGTTTAGTGACTTAAAAGTCTTGTTTTGAATAGAAGAACGGATGCCTTGAGAAATAGGTGATGGTGACCTTCTAGAGAAGTAGGTGCCTAGCTTCTTGTGGGACCAGTCGAGGACTGTCTTGAGTGATGATGTCTCGGGTTAATAATATAGCTTGGGATTAACATTTTTATCACTTTcagaaacaatttaaaataaatttctattcTTTAAACTCTAGATATACATtacgtatatacatatatacgagtATCTTATGGAGTAGAAATATATAAAGACATCTTATACAAATAAGATTGAAAATCCGTTggatttaattttgttttgaaaatatgCTCTTTTCAATCAAAAAGCTTACGCAACtttcatgtgtatatatattttttatatatatttgaaaacatcATTCAAACTGATACATAACAAGAATGATGAAATTCTactatttcaaaactcaaaagccATTCTATACCTATATTCATTCACGCAACAAAAGATCAAAGATGGACATGTTTCAGCTATTTACATGATCGCATTATGTTAAAGGCTTATATTTTcaccatcaaattcaaaaatccaTCAAAGATAAACACTTAAAAATATTCTTTAAGCTTTGTCactaaaaaaaaaatctcaaaaagaaaaagaaaaagaaaaaaatcaacgAAAAGATCAACATTTCTAAACAAACCCAGCTTAAGAAGAAAAACCAACCTGATCGATTTACAAATTTATTAAGTACCAAGTATCAGCCTCTGGATTTCAAGAAATAACCCAAGTGTTGGCATTTACCACCGCTTGATTTTCTACCATTCACTTGTGTAGAAGATTGCCATTTGAGATAAATTTTCTTAGTTTCttcattttttcttcttcttagtttctttttaattttttcacttttttttttttatctattaaGATAAATTGGTTGGAGATAGAATAACTTGTTAATGCATCTTATGGTTTTGTTATTAATTGTTCATTCTTGTAATTTTgctttgttaattttatttactaaatttagctTTAAAAGAAAATTcctattattgatttatttggaTGGATTATAAAGTAGTGATTGATGATTAGTATTATAATTAgtaataatttttatgaaaatgatCTTTTTATATTACTTGTCGCAGTAAATATACTTACTTATAAGATTTTCGTCTAACAAGTTGAAAGTAGACaattttttcattaaaaaatcCAATTTTTAGTGAGATTTTGTTATGGAATTAGATTGTTACTATTGTTTGATAAGTTTAAATAAAATGAGTTCTATTGAGGGAAGGTTTAGGGGTTGGGATCTCTAAACTTTAGGATTTATCATGAAATGATGAGATGATGAAATTGTAGATGAAATGGAGATGATGGAAGAATctttctctgttttttttttgggtCTTTTAGTTGTTTAAGTTTGTTGAAAAACATAATGGTATGACAAACTGTGTCTCATGGCAACACTTAATTGGTTAAATAGACGGAATAAAAGTTCAAAtattaaagtgaaaataaaaatatcacaTTAAAACGAATATTAAAATATAAGAGTTAATTGTACTGGTATCTCttttttaaaattacttttaTATCACAAATCTCTAATTAATTATATTCACACGAGAAAGATATTATACACTTAACTTCACTTCAACCTACAACCTTAAAAATCTTTAATAACATCGGTACCAATTGAATCAACTATCAATTAAGAAAATATACACGCATGATAAGTGAATGAGACCATATATTCTTATTAAATTTTTAGGGATAAATCTTAAATATAaataagaattttaattttatgtgatCTACAGATttagttttaataaatgaaaacatAAATGTTTAAGCATGCATGGGTCCATACTAGTAATAAGAATGTATTTCAATCCTACAACAAAAAATTATGTATATTATGTAAACAATGCAAATGTGCTTTGTTTTTTCTTTAATGGGGTTACAATTTTGATGATGTAACTTAAGAATGTGACAAGTACTGTGGTAACTTTTTCTCATGTGAATGCTGACATGAAAATTTGCTAAGAGTGATGGTAGAAATTTCTTTTAGGTTTtagggtaaaaattaaattataattttaaaagattgaattaaattttatcattttaaagggttaaagtgtaatttatttttattaatttaaaattttaaaaatttaaagttctaaaataaaaaaaaaattcattttaggggGTCGGAACCTGCCATCTAAGGGAGAGCAAAatccgattcgattcgaaaaactcgataatttttttaattttgaattaaatagttcgagttgtttgagttaatcaagttatttgcatcaactcgaataaaaaattaattttttcgatttaactcgaatatgaattataCAATTCGAGTGATCAGAAAATTCGAAAAAGAAAAAGGCAAAACTacgtcattttgataaatgtttactttttttaaagttaaaagtcaaaaccattaagttaaGGCAAAACTATGTTGTTTTGGTAGCTTATTACTtattaaattaaaagacaaaccattatattgtttatgtagttaaataattttatacttcgtttactagttaaataataTGTTCATGTAAAAGCAACATTGAGTATAAACAATAGGATTCGTTAATTCGACTCAACTTGACTCGAATTTTTTTACTCGATTCAATctgattcgaaaaaaattcaaattgagttcggttgctaaaataagattcgtcaactcgaataactcgaaatttttttactcgattcgactcgacttGATCAAATACTCACCCCTAACTACCAGCACCTCTGTaagtattttgttttattaatatgctagcaaacactaaaaataaaaataaaattaaaattctaaaaaaatattgacaaaaatttaaagaattataaaataattaaatatctcGAAAATggaaaaaatctaaaatttaaaaataaattacaattttatttctaaaatttagtacaaaattttaaaattttctaaacaaattgttaaaaattctaaaatatctaaaaaatataaaaaagcgcaaaagattatttaaaatttaaaaattaaaatttagatcAAAATACtgaaaacattaattttttaaaaaatacaatttatatttcatttaaataTTACTCATATCCAATAAAACTAAAATCATaaacagttaaattacatgagaaatatttatattaaaggaatttgattaaattaaccagATTTCATTTAtcgaattataaaatttaacaaaataactttattaaaaagtaattattttatttaatcgtAGAAAAATGGGTCTCTTCCAATCATAAACTCCATTTAATATGCGCTATAAAAGAACAggcgcacacacacacacaaaaaaggaGTGAGAAACGATGTCGAGATCTGGGATGCTTTAGGTCCTACAACTGCCTCCAAGATCTGTAAACCCATTTCAGTTTCATTCTGCCCTCTGCAATACCCTTCAGGTATTTTGCTTAAAACTTTGGATCTTATGGCTTTCATGTCATCTTTTGATTCTTTCGGTCTTCAAAGTTCAGATCTTTATGTTTAAAAGGAGGAACCCAAATGCAAAAGAGGGTGAATATTTATGTTTTCTTTGTTAGGGTTTTAATTGCTAACTAgactacgaattaatttttttatattccaACTATACTATTGGGTGAAATCTAGAAGCATGTTACTGGATTAGTTGCAAGTTTTATCTTGTTGTAATGGTTAAAAACTTATGGATTTTGTTTCTATTACAGGGGAATTGAAGCTGTTGATACAGTGATGTCGCCGCAGTCAGCTTTTGAGAACTCCGGTCCTGCCGTGGCACATCTCATTATGGTGAGTCCAAGGGTAAGAACCTAAGCAAATCtgtagctttttttttttctttaatttgtttataaatTTATTTGTAGTTTTAACTACTGTATTATATATGATTTGTTCTCAATTTCTCAGATTATTTACAATGGCAACCTTGAGACTCTGAAAACAAATAGGGAGACTTATGCACTCCCACAAACCAAATAGAGAAGGTTGTGGCCTAATGTTTGGGAGCATCTTGATAAGCTTGAAGTAAATGGAAAGCAAGTGTTTGCATGCAAATATTGTCATAAGTTGTTAATAGGGCCAAGCAAAAGTGGAACCACACTTGAAAAACCATTTGAAAAGatgcttagaaaagaaaaaaaaccaaaattaagaAATGATGAAGCTGATATTTTTGGCTCATGCTAATGAATGAGGCTCAATGTTTAGTTAGTAAATGAGTTACCTGGATTTTACTTAAATGAATATTAAGCATCGATATTCATAGATACGGTTGAACAAGAGTCTTTCAATTGTTTTTTTTGTAAGAATTAGCACCACATGTTTGAGTTTCAATCAAAAGCTATCTTGGTATTTGACATACATTTTCTTGCCTTTAAGAAAGATATGTATTAGATATATTTTGTTCGATTTGCTTGTAACTTGAATATGATAGTTAGGAAGAACTATCATGGAAAGATTGCGTTTTGTTGTTTGATCATTGAGAGCACATTTTATTCTTTTGGAAACAAAAGATGAAAATTGTTAGTCTTCAAAATTTCAGAGCATTTCTATGACACAAACTTTAAGTGGAATTGTTAAGAGCTtgattttggagtgaaatatagtTGAAGTGTCTCCTTCTCTTTCTTATAGATGTGATGTATGTCTATTAACAAAGGATCTTTCGGTTGAAACTCAAACATGGGTTGCAAATTTTTCagaaaattattgaaaatttttggttcagccataTCCAATGGATATTGAAACTTAATAATCATTTTTGCAAAATCCAAGCGATTCCTTTTCTGATCAAACATTGAGCTTCTTTCATTTGTGGTAGTTGAATATATCAACTTCCTTTCTTGATTTCGTATTTTTCTTTCTAGACATCTTTCTCACTGTTTTTTCAAGCGTTCCACTCTTGCTTAACCCTGTTAACTTCTTATGACTCTGGAGATAAACACTAGAGGTGGTATTTGCTCGTAATGTAGCTAGGTTATTTCCCTTCAACTTTAATCGGCAATGGGGTGTTAAACTTTGTCTAACGATGTAAACTCTTAGCCATTCCTGGGCCTGCAAAACAGGTAACTTTTTCACAATCTATACTATATTCCAGTTTTGATCATCCCTACAGGACGGTTTTTTTGCTGTATTAGAATTTGACTACATTTTGCTCTTGTTTAGATTATGGCATTTACTCTTATGTGCTGTATAACACCTagctcttttctcttctctatgATAATTGGGGGTGATAAATTAAGGTGGTCTGATCAGTTATCAATACAGTCTCTTGCTAGTCTCCAGAGCAACAAGACTTCCCTATTACCCGTGTTGCGAGGTGGTTTGGGCTCAAGGCAATGTTTCTTGCCATAAGATGGAAATTACATTTTGTTTTTCAATCTTCGTGTTTAAGTTCTTTCCTATGTTTTTCTACTTCAGACAAAGTAGTAAATATGATTATGCTTTAGAAAGTTTGGTGCCACAAGGAATGGTTGATGATTTAGCAGATAAACCTACATATTGAAATTGATAATCGGGACATAGTAGTGGATAGTCAACATAAAGAAGTTGCCCAAGCAAAACTCAAGTTAATCCTGAGGTCTGTAATAATATTGTTGATTTGATTTTGGCTGTTACCTAGTGTTATATTATTCTTATTGGCATCTCTCCTGTCAGGTTGTGGAGTTCGACAAGTTGCAAATGTCACGGGTTCGGAAGCAAACTTGAGTGTTTACATATTCACCAGATTAAATAGATGGGCCTTCAGTCTCTCCAAGTAATGGGTTAGTCTTGTTGGGCCAAATGATCCCAAGTGAACAAGATGGATCATCAAAGTGTGCTTTGGTCGCTGGTTCTTTTGCGCGGCTTGTGACTTAAAGCAGAAGATGATTTCGTGAACAAAGGTTGTTGCTAGCTGGAGCTGTACTAAGTTAATTACCACTAGGAATGCAGGTTCGGCCGAAAAAGAGCACAATTTGTTTCATTTTTAGTAGTATAATTTTTAGAATGCATAAGTAGTTCTAAGTTTTTCTaatcctttttttcttttattgtgtAGCAATGGAGcacatttggtgagtttgacttTGATCGTGCCACGAGGGAGAGCTGAAAAACAAGAAAGTTCATGGTAGAGGCTGGATATTTCGGATTGTagtgtcaggtatctaggatcaAAGAAACCCAGATGCTAAATGCCTATGCTGTAAAATTATCTTTATGTTCTCCAGACGACAAACAATGAGATCAACCGATGCAGATGAGCCAGCTCGCCCTTTCAACAATATCGAAGAAACAGTTTCCTAGCCTGTCTGGTGCTGATGGAACCTGGTGCTTGTCTAACAGGCCACAGATCAAAGCCTGTAATCATTGTGCACAGAAAGTTCAATAGAAGCTTATATGCATTGGTGGTCCAGTGAAATATTCAAGTAAAACTAGAGTTACCAAGGTAATTAATGTAAATAATGTAAATTTTAAGAGATAAAGATGTATAAAGTTTAAATCTTTTAGAACTCTTATTTTGTAAGTAGGCACAAATCTCGACCGTCAGTGTAGTTGAATCTATATTGTTGGTTTGGGAGGGGAGCTGAATTATAAATAGTGGCCTTCTTGTATCCACTCGGTTATAATCTTTAGCCTTGGTGACCTAGTATAACATTTAAGTAAAATTAGAGTTATTAGggtaatttaaattttaagagaTAAAAATGTAGAGCTTAAATTTTTTAGAACTCTTATATTATAGATAGACATAAACCTCGATTGTTGGTTTGGGGAAGCTCAATTTTTTTGTTTGTTGTAAATTAAAATTCTGCTATTAGTCCTtatacttagcaaaagttgtggatttaatggtcatttttaattctggtatttttcaaattttaaaattttaattctcactaaataataattattagatTTATTAAGTAATTAATGATCTAATTGAAGAAATTGAACTAAGTCTATAATTGTATGCATGGTAGAaaactagtaattgaatttaattaaacaaaattaacTATTATTGTTTGGACTAGGactgatattttaaaatttgaaaagtacaaggTCTATAATTT encodes:
- the LOC108488082 gene encoding B3 domain-containing protein At1g05920-like, which codes for MMELLSLDDFKDTKIDPNWGPFDYLLHVLHVDQQKLQKSQNAPPPPPTLCKQDHTGFKLRSKFNNSVGLKRKRNLKAVEKEDDGDQVAPKLKPKRIKKQEKSVCPIPPPDLPPLFRQLIVEEMGGRGLVLVIQKTIFFSDINPTASRFSIPFSQVKTHDFLNEAEAKELDDKNSMQVWLLDPSMRETSITLNKWVMGSSSLYVLTNTWNPVVKNNQLKKGDMVQLWSFRVNSLLCFALVKL